DNA sequence from the Sulfurimonas sp. genome:
TCTATCGAAGTACAAAGAATAGTTATTTGGTGTGGGTGGCAGGTTATCATTAATAAGAGCGGAAAGAACCTCTTTTGCATACAATTCCAAATCACTAGTAGCTTCACTTGATATTCCGCTATCTCTTAAAGATTCAGCATTAACAGAAGTTTCTCTTTTTGTTTCTCTGCGTCCTCTCTCTCTTATTTTAGCTGCCATTGTCAACCCCTACTCTTTCTCGTTTTTAGTTAATACTTTATCAATCATTCCGTATTCTACACACTGCTCAGCACTCATAAAATTATCACGGTCAGTATCTTTTTCAACTTTTTTTATACTTTGACCTGTATTTTTAGCCAAAATAGAGTTTAACTCTTTTTTCATACGTAAAATTTCATTAGCTTGAATCTCAATATCTGTAGCTTGACCTTGAGCACCACCAAGTGGTTGGTGAATCATCACTCTTGCATGTGGAAGAGCATAACGTTTGCCCTTTTCCCCACTTGAAAGTAAAAAAGCACCCATAGATGCTGCTTGACCTATACATATAGTTGATACATCAGGACGGATGTAGTTCATCGTATCAAATATAGCCATACCTGCTGTAACAACACCACCTGGTGAATTTATGTAAAAATATATATCTTTTTCGGGATCTTCTGCTTCTAAAAACAATAGCTGCGCTACAATTGATGAAGCAACTGCATCGTTAACCTCACCACTTAACATAACAATTCTATCTTTTAAAAGACGAGAATATATATCGTATGAACGCTCACCACGCCCAGTTTGTTCAACAACGTATGGTACATAGCTCATATTATGCCTCTTTTATCTTTGT
Encoded proteins:
- the clpP gene encoding ATP-dependent Clp endopeptidase proteolytic subunit ClpP codes for the protein MSYVPYVVEQTGRGERSYDIYSRLLKDRIVMLSGEVNDAVASSIVAQLLFLEAEDPEKDIYFYINSPGGVVTAGMAIFDTMNYIRPDVSTICIGQAASMGAFLLSSGEKGKRYALPHARVMIHQPLGGAQGQATDIEIQANEILRMKKELNSILAKNTGQSIKKVEKDTDRDNFMSAEQCVEYGMIDKVLTKNEKE